Genomic window (Corallococcus exiguus):
TGAGCGGCGTGAGGACGAGTTGGTCTCGAAAGTCCGTCTCCACCGAGAGTGAATGCAGGAAGGACTCGGGCGCGGCGAGCTGGTAGCCGAGCCGTGCCATGAAGCGGGAACCATCCCCGAGCCGTGCGCCCAGGCCCAGTTGCACACCGCCCGGAATCCACCACGGTTGGGGCTTCGTCAGCGTGACGTTGAGCCACTCGGGCGCGCTCTCCGCCGTGAGGATCCGCTCCGCCACCACCTGGTCGCCCTCGTGCCGAAGCCGCCAGCCCGTGGCCACCGGGAGCGTGCGCGCGGATGCGTTTGGGCTGCTGCCCACCTCCCACGCGGAAGGGACACGCACCGTGACGTGGAGCGTGGGGTTGCCCGCCCAGGTCCGGATGGGCCCCAGCAGATAGTCGATGTCCCAGTGCGTGACCCGCGCCGGACTGGGGGACAGCAGTGCGTGGCGCGACTGGACCGCGGGCCACACGTACCCCGAGGGCAGGAAGCGCCGCTCGAGCTGCATCACGCCACGCACCACCAACTCCCCTTCCCGCCCGGGCGGAAGCGTGAGGGTGAAGCCGAAGCGTTCCACCAGGGAATGCGCGGGCCGTCCGAACGCATCCTCCGGCGTGGGGCCCATCGAGGCCGCCTGCCCCTCTGTCACCGGGAGAGGCTCCTCGTCGAAGCGCACGCGGACCTCGCGCGTACGGAGCCCCAGGAACGCGGCATCGATGACCTCCGCCTCGGGGGTCCCGTTGCGCAGCTGGTAGCGCGCCTCGAAGCGGCAGACCGCCTCCTGCTCCGCCTCCGCGCAATCGAAGTCCAGCTTCTCGCTGAGCACCTCCGTGCGCGTGCTCGCGGTCCCCGGTGACAGGGTGAAGGTCGCGGGCGTACGCGTAGAGGCGGCCACGTTGGCGGCAGCGGGCAATGCAGCGAGGAGACACACGAGGGATGCAAGGCGGGCCGCCATGTCCGCCAGTGTCGCTCAAATCCGTGGGAGCACCGAGGCGGTCCTGCTGGAACGGAGCCGCTCGCTCAGAGCTCCACGTCGTAGGCGGCGGCCATCCGGTTGGCGAAGTTCTGGATGTCGGGCGGCGTGTCCGCGTCCAGCGTCACGCGGATGCGCCGCCCCGCGACGACGTAGGTGACCGACCGGGTCTGCGCGTCATGCATGAAGGGCCGAGGTAACGACGGACCGCTCTCCGCCGGGAGCCGGCTGGCCGCGATGAGCAGCGTCGTGAGCCGATGGACGTCCGAGCCTCGCGAGTCGTGCTCGCGGGGACGACGCACCTCGAAGCGGCCATCCGCGAAGACCTCCAGATTGAAGTGCCGCGTGTTGGGCATCCCCGGGGACTTCGACAGCTCGAGCACGACGTCGTCCGCCGGATGGGCGTCCGCGGACAACGACCGTCCCGCCTCCGCCTGTGACTGGATCAACGGAGAGAAGCGGATGAAGTCCGCGAGCGAGCCTTCAACCACTTCGGCCCATGCGCCACGCGACCAACCGTCCACACCTTCGAGACGGTAGAAGAGCTCATCGACGTACCAATGCCGCTCATCCTTCCAGGCGACAACGACGTGCGCGCGAGGAGACGCGGCGTCGAGAAGCGTGATGAACGAGCGCCGCTCGGACTCGTCATGACTGTTGTAGCCGTCGAGACTCCGCGGGAAGAACGCCTTCCGCAGGAAGTCGAAGCCATTGGACTGCGCATCGAAGTATGCGCCCAGCGTCGTCGTGGGCTTCTCTTCGTGGAAGTACGGCAGAAAGGACAGCCTCACGGAGAGGGGATCCACTCCCGCCGGAGGCACGAGTTCGCACCGCTCGACGACGGGCCGACCTCTTCCTGGCGCACCAGAGTCACGAACGGCCTCACGATAGAGTTCGAAACGAGGGCTCGAAGTCTGCTTCACGGGCGCACCTTTTCTTGGGCTCGTGGCCTCCGGGCACATGGAGGCACGACACCCCAGCGAATCCTCCGACTGTGCCATGCAGGAACCGGACGCGGCGATGCCGCGTCAAGAATTGCAGCCGTGATCTTCCAGCGCGTGCTGAAGGCGGCGAACTTCAGGTCCAGCAACTGGGACTTCGCGCGCACGTTCACGCAGCTCAAGCACGATAAGCTCGTCCGCTTCCAGCGTCGGCACGACCACCATGGCCTTCCCATGCTCCCACTCCATGACGGGGCTCCGGAGGCAAGAGGTGGACCGCTAGTTGTAGTCCTCCGTCGGGCGCGCCAGGGGGTTCCTGGGGGGCGGAGACTTCGAAGGGGAGGCGGGTTTGTGGTGCTGGCGCGTGGGCGAGGAGGCCTCCTGCTTCTGAAACTCTTGCATCAAGTTGATGCCCCACAGCCCCATCCAGATGACGAGGAACGCCAACCAGCCCAGAGTCTTCGCGAGCCCTACCTCCTGACCCACGCATTGGTGCCGTTCCGGGTTGTTGGCCAGGTAGAGCACCTCCACCGGGTCCCCCTTCTCGGGAAGGCGGTGGCTCGACCTGGAATCTTCATAACGGCCTCGGATTTCCTCACCGTCCGGCAGATGGAAGACGTATTCCACGACGTCGCTGGTGCCCGAATCTCCCGACGAGTCCCTGTACGCGCGGGTCACCGTTCCATAGGCGTGCAGTCCCTCGTCCCGCAGCTTCAGGGTGAGTTCATGCTGGATCAGCAACTGCACCAGCAGCGCCAGGGGCACGATGAAGGCAAGCCCTACCATCATTATCAAGTTGAACGAGTCAAGCATGGCGTTGCCTTTCAGGATGCAAGGTGCCGTCAGTCGCGGTACTCGCGCAAGGAGCGGTTGCCCCTGGGGGGCGTCGGCCTCGAACAGGCAGGGGCCTCATAGTCGTAGATTTCGCCCGAACGCGTAAGGGTCCTGCGTGGCTCCGGCTGCTGGAGCATGAGCTTGACGAAGTAGCCGCCCGCGCCAATCCAGAGGAGCGAGCACAGCGTTGCGATCATCAACCCGGCCATCGCCGACTCCTCCGGCCCGGCGCGCCGGTGTTGCCGCGGGTCTTGAGGCAGGTAGCGGATGCCCAGGGAGTCTCCCGGCCGGATGTTGCCGCCCGCGGATTCGGACACGACGTACTCGTCGCGGATCTCCTCGCCATCCGGCAATGTGAAGGCGTACCGCACGACGGTTTCGTTCGAGTTCTCCCCCGAACATCTCGTGTACATGCGGACCACCGTGGCCCGAGCATTCCTCCCGGACACGCGGAGTCTCTTGGTGAGCTCGTCGAAGCGCTCGATGAGCGTCAGCATTCCCACGAAGGGGCCGATGAAGGCGCCCCTCCATCATCAAGAAGCCCAGGATGAACATGACGTTGCCTTTCAGGAGGGCTGCGTCTGGGCGGTTCTCCGGGGGCATGGGTACCTGGATGCGGTCCCCCACGCGCAGCCGCTTCCACGGCTTCGATGAAATGTTCCGCCGATGTTCCCGCCGCGTGGTGCCGCCCACGGGCGTGAAGGCATGGA
Coding sequences:
- a CDS encoding DUF3592 domain-containing protein — encoded protein: MLDSFNLIMMVGLAFIVPLALLVQLLIQHELTLKLRDEGLHAYGTVTRAYRDSSGDSGTSDVVEYVFHLPDGEEIRGRYEDSRSSHRLPEKGDPVEVLYLANNPERHQCVGQEVGLAKTLGWLAFLVIWMGLWGINLMQEFQKQEASSPTRQHHKPASPSKSPPPRNPLARPTEDYN
- a CDS encoding DUF3592 domain-containing protein, whose product is MLTLIERFDELTKRLRVSGRNARATVVRMYTRCSGENSNETVVRYAFTLPDGEEIRDEYVVSESAGGNIRPGDSLGIRYLPQDPRQHRRAGPEESAMAGLMIATLCSLLWIGAGGYFVKLMLQQPEPRRTLTRSGEIYDYEAPACSRPTPPRGNRSLREYRD